The Amycolatopsis viridis genome window below encodes:
- a CDS encoding acyl-CoA dehydrogenase family protein, producing MTADDEEFRAEVRAWLTEQLTGEFADVAGLGGEGREDEALDRRREWERRLGAGGWIGLGWPVEHGGRGASLAQQVIFHEEYARANGPGRLLHMSEQLVGPTILAFGSAEQKRRFLPGITAGETLWCQGYSEPGAGSDLAGVRTRAVREGDEYVLTGQKVWTSLAHVADWCFVLARTDPASARHAGLSYLLVPLDQPGVEVRPIRQITGTSEFNEVFFDGARTPVANRVGDEGDGWRVAMGTLGFERGVATLGQQIGFRRELDHVVALARRNGAFDEPELRDRLVRAWVGLRVLRYTAVSTLRSAGSSVSGLEASLSKLQWSTWRRDLGELAVDVLGEDALTVGESYGLSPEQTLFLFSRADTIYGGSNEVQRNIVAERLLGLPRG from the coding sequence ATGACGGCCGATGACGAGGAATTCCGGGCCGAAGTCCGGGCGTGGCTCACCGAACAGCTCACCGGGGAGTTCGCCGACGTGGCCGGGCTCGGCGGCGAAGGCCGCGAGGACGAGGCGCTCGACCGCAGGCGCGAGTGGGAACGGCGGCTCGGTGCCGGCGGCTGGATCGGCCTCGGCTGGCCGGTCGAGCACGGTGGCCGCGGCGCGTCGCTGGCGCAGCAGGTGATCTTCCACGAGGAGTACGCCCGCGCGAACGGGCCGGGACGGCTGCTGCACATGAGCGAGCAGCTGGTCGGCCCGACGATCCTGGCATTCGGGTCCGCGGAACAGAAACGGCGCTTCCTGCCCGGCATCACCGCGGGGGAGACGTTGTGGTGCCAGGGGTATTCGGAGCCCGGGGCGGGCTCGGACCTCGCCGGGGTGCGCACGCGCGCCGTGCGGGAGGGCGACGAGTACGTCCTGACGGGCCAGAAGGTGTGGACCTCGCTGGCGCACGTCGCCGACTGGTGTTTCGTGCTGGCGCGCACGGATCCGGCGTCGGCCCGGCACGCCGGGCTGTCGTACCTGCTCGTGCCACTGGACCAGCCGGGGGTCGAGGTGCGGCCGATCAGGCAGATCACCGGCACCAGCGAGTTCAACGAGGTGTTCTTCGACGGCGCCCGCACCCCGGTCGCCAATCGCGTGGGCGACGAGGGCGACGGCTGGCGGGTCGCGATGGGGACGCTCGGCTTCGAGCGCGGGGTCGCGACACTGGGGCAGCAGATCGGGTTCCGCCGCGAGCTCGACCACGTCGTCGCGCTGGCGCGGCGCAACGGCGCGTTCGACGAGCCCGAGCTGCGTGACCGGCTCGTGCGCGCGTGGGTCGGCCTGCGCGTCCTGCGGTACACGGCGGTGTCGACGCTGCGCTCGGCCGGCAGTTCGGTGTCGGGCCTGGAGGCGTCGCTGTCGAAGCTGCAATGGTCGACCTGGCGCCGGGACCTGGGTGAGCTGGCCGTGGACGTGCTGGGGGAGGACGCGCTGACCGTCGGCGAATCCTACGGCTTGTCACCGGAGCAGACGTTGTTCCTGTTCAGCCGGGCGGACACGATCTACGGCGGGTCGAACGAGGTGCAGCGCAACATCGTGGCCGAGCGCTTGCTCGGGCTTCCGCGGGGATGA